The Thermoflavifilum sp. genome contains a region encoding:
- a CDS encoding YraN family protein, whose product MAKHLQLGHQGEVIACRYLQEQGFDIVTTNWRDAHREIDIIARKGQLLVFVEVKTRSGYAGGWPEMAIGRKKEEDLLQAAEHYLEAHPFSGEIRFDVVAIVFDAWHHAQVYHIPDALH is encoded by the coding sequence TTGGCCAAACATCTACAGCTCGGTCATCAGGGTGAAGTCATCGCCTGCCGTTATTTACAGGAGCAGGGTTTCGATATTGTAACCACCAACTGGCGTGATGCGCATCGGGAAATCGATATCATTGCTCGAAAAGGCCAGTTACTGGTATTTGTAGAAGTGAAAACTCGCAGCGGCTATGCGGGTGGATGGCCGGAAATGGCTATCGGTAGGAAGAAAGAGGAAGACTTATTACAGGCCGCCGAACATTATCTGGAAGCCCATCCGTTTAGCGGAGAAATACGTTTTGATGTGGTCGCCATTGTCTTCGATGCTTGGCATCATGCACAGGTGTATCATATTCCCGATGCCTTGCATTGA